One Methanomicrobiales archaeon genomic window carries:
- a CDS encoding ATPase, protein MAVEGMTVEMIEASQAGMVALGAGLAVGLTGLATAIAEYSIGSAAVGATAENKDLFGLVLILTVIPETIVIFGLVVALLMLF, encoded by the coding sequence ATGGCAGTAGAAGGCATGACAGTTGAAATGATTGAGGCATCGCAGGCAGGAATGGTTGCGCTCGGAGCAGGGCTCGCCGTAGGGCTCACGGGACTCGCCACCGCCATTGCAGAGTACAGCATCGGTTCCGCAGCTGTCGGGGCAACCGCCGAGAACAAGGACCTGTTCGGTCTCGTGCTCATCCTGACCGTCATTCCAGAGACCATCGTCATCTTCGGGCTCGTGGTTGCACTGCTGATGCTGTTCTGA